From a region of the Salvelinus alpinus chromosome 2, SLU_Salpinus.1, whole genome shotgun sequence genome:
- the LOC139567831 gene encoding uncharacterized protein, which yields MDVVKSFNLTDKAGHLIKIFINDEDILYKEYKPPPRDIIQLPKSMLYLLMAAVVVVAVAYAIVGHLIKDLALDIADCLLGPVEPDPLKDGDLKPCGPSHMPPIMTNSHHNAFHVWDTDNVIIPMTPIEGSPLASPLLNVITHIPSFFPHSLSVNSPALSHSLPGREIRESDA from the exons ATGGACGTCGTGAAAAGTTTCAACTTAACAGACAAAGCAGGACATTTGATAAAAATCTTTATTAATGATGAGGATATTCTCTATAAGGAATATAAGCCTCCTCCTAGGGACATTATCCAGCTGCCTAAATCCATGCTATATCTGCTGATGGCAGCTGTCGTGGTGGTGGCTGTGGCTTACGCTATCGTCGGTCACCTCATCAAGGACCTGGCCCTGGACATAGCAG acTGCCTGCTGGGTCCCGTGGAGCCTGACCCCCTGAAGGATGGTGACCTGAAGCCCTGCGGTCCTTCCCACATGCCCCCCATCATGACCAACTCCCACCACAACGCCTTCCACGTCTGGGACACAGACAACGTCATCATCCCCATGACCCCCATCGAGGGGAGCCCTCTGGCCAGCCCGCTGCTGAATGTCATAACTCACATACCCTCCTTCTTCCCGCACTCGCTCAGCGTCAACAGCCCTGCGTTGAGCCATTCCCTACCTGGCCGAGAGATTAGAGAGTCGGACGCCTAA
- the LOC139567832 gene encoding synaptonemal complex central element protein 2-like: MDAFFFDKLPSTSQSTPKPRHETSQMDVSCPQMDPDEGLGTDHDSTSERSSSMSTDESQEHQISSRIDDIGKKVQDLVGKINDSRTMDQTIMDNFQDKLVEKVGEICGQMKEHMYTAYEENSHAMQATLQELTLVLESCSRLNTELHAVSQALAGLNRGLTLHRSTE, encoded by the exons ATGGATGCCTTTTTCTTTGACAAGCTGCCTTCCACCTCACAATCAACTCCTAAACCCAGACATGAGACTTCCCAG ATGGATGTATCCTGCCCCCAGATGGACCCTGATGAAGGTCTTGGCACTGACCACGACTCAACCAGTGAGAGATCTTCATCCATGAGCACGGATGAGAGTCAGGAACACCAGATAAG TTCCAGGATAGATGACATTGGCAAGAAGGTCCAGGACCTGGTTGGGAAGATAAACGACAGCCGCACCATGGACCAGACGATTATGGACAACTTTCAGGACAAGCTAGTGGAAaag GTGGGTGAGATCTGCGGGCAGATGAAGGAGCACATGTACACTGCCTATGAGGAAAACAGCCATGCCATGCAGGCCACGCTCCAGGAGCTGACTCTGGTGCTGGAGAGCTGCAGTAGGCTCAACACGGAGCTACACGCCgtctcccaggccctggcagGACTCAACAGGGGCCTGACTCTGCACCGGAGTACTGAGTGA